One Nitrosomonas sp. PY1 DNA window includes the following coding sequences:
- a CDS encoding adhesin, with the protein MKSIHSLTKLSWLTVLPAALIASLTACDGGGEKNQDATSSSNSNATASVKRTTQTGPATGILIDSPVSGISYSASSGKSGVTDDKGQFNFNHGDKIEFKLGNLTLGNIPGSLIVTPIELAGDSDNKLQNLLVLLQSLDSDSDLTNGISISQETANAVSNKINLDSDPTTFAETAQLQSIMEASNITGSVRSPDEARKHFLSQGVALLNAQIWVSFDNQNASVLRVAGDGSGEYLHGDARVDDSCDENRVCGGKTIFQSGVEYGIAEATDFDNRGFKLISKPSVDTNLKGGLSNPGPTRRMRTDGSELIHSDIVTVQRAREKTSVFGELFHIAKPIQLSNEEEVAEKEIKETRFAKMDNDASGIVGAWAYDKETIKTPTLIFFPNGKFMMIDPTGETQKAEQQKCAKPGIEFSSYAYNKGASKLNLTSFTYNTNGCAGFSDLDTAVDLVIQSDGSTAKLSKPGEDAITLYRVSH; encoded by the coding sequence ATGAAATCTATTCACTCATTAACAAAACTTTCCTGGCTAACTGTTCTACCTGCTGCATTAATCGCTAGTTTAACCGCTTGTGATGGAGGGGGTGAAAAAAACCAGGATGCTACCTCGTCATCCAATTCCAATGCCACTGCTTCGGTTAAAAGAACCACACAAACAGGTCCAGCGACCGGTATTTTAATCGATTCTCCTGTTTCGGGCATTTCCTATAGTGCGTCATCTGGGAAATCAGGCGTAACCGACGACAAAGGTCAGTTCAATTTTAATCATGGCGACAAAATTGAATTCAAACTCGGCAATTTGACTCTGGGTAATATCCCAGGTTCATTGATCGTCACGCCAATCGAACTCGCCGGAGACAGCGATAATAAATTACAAAATCTACTTGTTTTATTGCAGTCATTAGACTCTGATAGCGATCTTACCAACGGCATATCGATATCACAAGAAACAGCCAACGCAGTCAGCAACAAGATCAATTTAGACAGCGATCCAACAACCTTTGCTGAAACTGCGCAATTGCAAAGTATCATGGAAGCAAGCAACATCACTGGAAGCGTAAGATCTCCTGATGAAGCGCGCAAACATTTCTTATCACAAGGTGTGGCCTTATTGAATGCGCAAATTTGGGTCAGCTTCGATAATCAAAACGCGAGTGTTTTACGTGTAGCGGGCGATGGTAGCGGAGAATATTTACACGGTGACGCAAGAGTGGATGACTCCTGCGATGAAAATCGCGTGTGCGGCGGAAAAACTATTTTCCAATCCGGTGTTGAATACGGTATCGCAGAAGCAACCGATTTTGATAATCGAGGATTTAAATTAATCAGTAAACCCTCAGTAGACACCAATTTAAAAGGCGGACTTTCCAATCCTGGCCCAACGCGCCGGATGCGTACTGACGGTTCTGAGTTAATCCACTCCGATATTGTGACCGTACAAAGAGCGCGTGAAAAAACCAGTGTTTTTGGTGAGCTCTTTCACATTGCAAAACCGATCCAACTCAGCAATGAAGAAGAAGTAGCAGAAAAAGAAATTAAAGAAACGCGCTTTGCCAAAATGGATAATGATGCTTCCGGAATCGTCGGTGCTTGGGCTTATGACAAGGAAACCATCAAAACACCGACATTGATATTTTTCCCGAACGGAAAATTCATGATGATTGACCCGACCGGTGAAACACAAAAAGCCGAGCAGCAAAAATGCGCAAAACCGGGCATTGAGTTTTCTTCTTATGCTTACAATAAAGGAGCAAGTAAACTCAATCTGACCAGTTTTACGTATAACACGAATGGATGCGCCGGTTTTTCAGATCTGGATACGGCCGTCGATCTGGTTATTCAATCCGATGGAAGCACTGCAAAGCTGAGCAAACCTGGAGAGGATGCTATAACACTCTATAGAGTTTCTCATTAA